A single window of Halobacterium jilantaiense DNA harbors:
- the truA gene encoding tRNA pseudouridine(38-40) synthase TruA: MVRRAFRVAYDGRPYHGFQRQPDVTTVEGELFGALRRLDVFSGEKPPGYAAAGRTDAGVSARAQTVAFDAPEWLTPYALNGELPTPIQTWAHADAPDDFHATHDANWREYRYFWYAPAVDDDRAERALASLAGEHDFHNLTPDDEYTVRDLDAGLAREGDFLAVTVRASGFCRELVRRAVSLVREVTASGDFGRIETVLSDESVAGPEGVPPANPHPLVLSDVDYDFDFAVDADAVALARETFEALHNDRRSLARVARHIADI, from the coding sequence ATGGTTCGCCGGGCGTTCCGCGTCGCCTACGACGGTCGGCCCTATCACGGCTTCCAGCGCCAGCCCGACGTGACCACGGTGGAAGGCGAACTGTTCGGTGCGCTCCGCCGGCTGGACGTGTTCAGCGGCGAGAAGCCCCCAGGCTACGCCGCCGCGGGACGCACGGACGCCGGCGTCTCGGCCCGCGCGCAGACCGTCGCCTTCGACGCGCCCGAGTGGCTGACGCCGTACGCGCTGAACGGCGAACTCCCGACGCCAATCCAGACCTGGGCGCACGCCGACGCGCCGGACGACTTCCACGCGACCCACGACGCGAACTGGCGGGAGTACCGGTACTTCTGGTATGCCCCCGCCGTCGACGACGACCGCGCCGAGCGCGCACTCGCCAGCCTCGCCGGCGAGCACGACTTCCACAACCTCACGCCCGACGACGAGTACACCGTCCGCGACCTCGACGCCGGCCTCGCTCGCGAGGGCGACTTCCTCGCCGTCACCGTCCGAGCCAGCGGCTTCTGCCGGGAGCTCGTCCGGCGCGCCGTCTCGCTCGTCCGGGAGGTCACAGCGTCGGGTGACTTCGGCCGCATCGAGACGGTCCTGAGCGACGAGTCCGTGGCCGGTCCCGAGGGCGTGCCGCCCGCGAACCCCCACCCGCTCGTGCTCTCCGATGTCGACTACGACTTCGACTTCGCCGTGGACGCGGACGCCGTTGCGCTGGCGCGCGAAACGTTTGAGGCGCTCCACAACGACCGTCGGTCCCTCGCGCGGGTCGCCCGCCACATCGCTGACATCTAA
- a CDS encoding DNA-binding protein, with amino-acid sequence MSGNPDDERLEELRKQKKEQLKQQQQGGGDGQREAQQQAQQQAEQQKQALLKQNLTDGARKRLNTIRMSKPEFAEKVEQQVVALAQSGRLQERIDEDQMKELLRELKPDSQSFNINRR; translated from the coding sequence ATGAGTGGGAACCCGGACGACGAACGACTGGAAGAGCTCCGCAAGCAGAAGAAAGAACAGCTCAAGCAGCAACAGCAGGGCGGCGGCGACGGCCAGCGTGAAGCCCAGCAGCAGGCCCAGCAGCAGGCCGAACAGCAGAAGCAGGCGCTGCTCAAGCAGAACCTCACCGACGGCGCTCGCAAGCGACTGAACACCATCCGGATGAGCAAGCCGGAGTTCGCCGAGAAGGTCGAACAGCAGGTCGTCGCGCTCGCGCAGTCCGGCCGGCTCCAGGAGCGCATCGACGAGGACCAGATGAAAGAGCTGCTGCGCGAACTCAAGCCCGACTCCCAGAGCTTCAACATCAACCGCCGATAG
- the lysS gene encoding lysine--tRNA ligase has translation MHPDDDPYADDDSGRVFWADAAADRVLARDPEEPIVVKGGISPSGVPHLGNMNEIVRGYFVAEALRERGHEVRQVFTSDDRDPLRGLPRKLADLDGEVVDLGDVNAGALGQNLGAPYTAIPDPFGCCDSYGAHFSNLIQSSADLLGVDVEMVSNTETYEDGDFEAVTRFLLEHVDEARDVLAEYQDKVDEDYVPFNPVCEECGKVTETVTGFDAEAGTVDYVCTDMDAGDQTIEGCGHEGTATLRGGKLPWRFEWPAQWRVLGVDFEPFGKDHAEGSWPSGADVARNVLGDEPPVPMAYEWFTLDGEPFSSSAGHVVLVQDVLELLEPAVVRLFFSKDPRRSRDFAIEHLDQLVDEFDRMERVYFDEVDADEDERERAERVYPFLVDEIDPDRVRIPYTFAAVLGMTDDPDLREEIARREGHIPEDADEATVEAALSRVRLAREWARRTDNEFNYDLKRTEIPAHDFDDATAAALDDLADYLEAEDPDAEALQGEVYESAKRHDVDIGAFFSAGYRLFFDESQGPKLGPFLAKLDRQFVLDRLRREA, from the coding sequence ATGCACCCCGACGACGACCCCTACGCCGACGACGACAGCGGCCGCGTGTTCTGGGCTGACGCCGCCGCCGACCGCGTCCTCGCCCGCGACCCCGAGGAGCCAATCGTCGTGAAGGGCGGCATTTCGCCCTCCGGCGTCCCGCACCTCGGGAACATGAACGAAATCGTGCGGGGGTACTTCGTCGCCGAAGCCCTCCGAGAGCGCGGCCACGAGGTCCGCCAGGTGTTCACGAGCGACGACCGCGACCCGCTGCGGGGGCTGCCCCGGAAACTCGCCGACCTCGACGGCGAGGTCGTGGACCTCGGTGACGTGAACGCCGGCGCGCTCGGGCAGAACCTCGGCGCGCCCTACACGGCGATTCCGGACCCGTTCGGGTGCTGTGACTCCTACGGCGCGCACTTCTCGAATCTCATCCAGTCGTCCGCGGACCTGCTGGGTGTCGACGTGGAGATGGTCTCGAACACCGAGACCTACGAGGACGGCGACTTCGAGGCCGTCACCCGGTTCCTCCTCGAACACGTCGACGAGGCCCGCGACGTGCTCGCCGAGTACCAGGACAAGGTCGACGAGGACTACGTCCCGTTCAATCCTGTCTGCGAGGAGTGCGGGAAGGTCACGGAGACGGTCACCGGCTTCGATGCCGAGGCTGGCACCGTCGACTACGTCTGCACGGACATGGACGCCGGCGACCAGACCATCGAGGGCTGCGGTCACGAGGGCACCGCGACGCTCCGCGGGGGAAAGCTCCCGTGGCGCTTCGAGTGGCCCGCGCAGTGGCGGGTCCTCGGCGTCGACTTCGAGCCGTTCGGGAAAGACCACGCCGAGGGCTCGTGGCCGTCGGGCGCGGACGTCGCGCGGAACGTCCTCGGCGACGAGCCGCCCGTCCCGATGGCCTACGAGTGGTTCACGCTCGACGGCGAGCCGTTCAGCTCCTCTGCGGGCCACGTCGTCCTCGTTCAGGACGTCCTCGAACTGCTGGAGCCCGCGGTCGTGCGGCTGTTCTTCAGCAAGGACCCGCGGCGCTCGCGGGACTTCGCGATCGAACACCTCGACCAGCTCGTCGACGAGTTCGACCGCATGGAGCGCGTCTACTTCGACGAGGTCGACGCCGACGAGGACGAGCGCGAGCGCGCAGAGCGCGTCTACCCGTTCCTCGTGGACGAAATCGACCCCGACCGTGTGCGCATCCCGTACACGTTCGCGGCCGTCCTCGGGATGACCGACGACCCCGACCTGCGCGAGGAGATCGCGCGCCGCGAGGGCCACATCCCCGAGGACGCCGACGAGGCGACCGTCGAGGCCGCGCTCTCGCGGGTCCGGCTCGCCCGCGAGTGGGCGCGCCGCACGGACAACGAGTTCAACTACGACCTCAAGCGCACGGAGATTCCGGCCCACGACTTCGACGACGCCACCGCGGCCGCCCTCGACGACCTCGCGGACTACCTCGAAGCGGAGGACCCCGACGCCGAGGCGCTGCAGGGCGAGGTCTACGAGTCCGCGAAGCGCCACGACGTCGACATCGGCGCGTTCTTCTCGGCCGGCTACCGGCTGTTCTTCGACGAGAGCCAGGGCCCGAAGCTCGGACCGTTCCTCGCGAAGCTCGACCGCCAGTTCGTGCTCGACCGACTGCGCCGCGAGGCGTAG
- a CDS encoding DUF7123 family protein, giving the protein MSATQQPSSEAEPQDKETRLKSYLREKAEDGELYFKSKFIADDVDLSPKEIGALMVKLSKSATDLEVEKWSYTSATTWRVQPA; this is encoded by the coding sequence ATGAGCGCAACCCAACAGCCCTCCTCCGAGGCCGAACCGCAGGACAAGGAAACGCGCCTGAAGTCCTACCTCCGCGAAAAGGCCGAGGACGGCGAACTCTACTTCAAGAGCAAGTTCATCGCCGACGACGTCGACCTCTCGCCGAAAGAGATCGGCGCTCTGATGGTCAAACTCTCGAAGTCCGCCACGGACCTCGAAGTCGAGAAGTGGTCGTACACGAGCGCCACCACGTGGCGCGTCCAGCCCGCCTGA
- the pyrH gene encoding UMP kinase yields MRVVVSIGGSVLAPDLASERVDAHAAAIDTLTDAGCEIGAVVGGGGVARDYIGTARELGANEIELDDIGIDVTRLNARLLIAALGGAAAPSPAMNYEEAGEAMRRGDVAVMGGVVAGQTTDAVSAALAEYTDADLLLYATSVPGVFSADPNEDDDAEHFAEMNAGELVDIIADIEMNAGSSAPVDLLAAKLIERSGVRTIVLDGTDPERIVDAVLYGEHDGTDIVPDGTDDQMTYWVDE; encoded by the coding sequence ATGCGAGTCGTGGTTTCTATCGGCGGGAGCGTGCTCGCGCCCGACCTGGCCTCCGAGCGGGTCGACGCGCACGCCGCCGCCATCGACACGCTGACCGACGCCGGCTGCGAGATCGGCGCTGTGGTCGGCGGCGGGGGAGTGGCACGAGACTACATCGGCACCGCCCGCGAACTGGGTGCCAACGAGATCGAACTCGACGACATCGGCATCGACGTCACGCGGCTGAACGCCCGCCTGCTCATCGCGGCGCTCGGCGGCGCGGCCGCCCCGAGTCCCGCGATGAACTACGAGGAGGCCGGCGAGGCAATGCGGCGCGGCGATGTCGCCGTGATGGGCGGCGTGGTCGCGGGGCAGACGACCGACGCCGTGAGCGCGGCGCTCGCCGAGTACACGGACGCGGACCTGCTGCTGTACGCGACGAGCGTGCCGGGCGTGTTCTCCGCGGACCCGAACGAGGACGACGACGCCGAGCACTTCGCAGAGATGAACGCGGGCGAACTCGTCGACATCATCGCGGACATCGAGATGAACGCCGGGTCGTCCGCGCCGGTCGACCTGCTCGCGGCGAAGCTCATCGAGCGGTCGGGCGTCCGCACCATCGTCCTCGACGGCACCGACCCCGAGCGCATCGTCGACGCCGTGCTGTACGGCGAACACGACGGGACGGACATCGTCCCGGACGGCACAGACGACCAGATGACGTACTGGGTCGACGAGTAG
- a CDS encoding site-2 protease family protein gives MSAQPPDDAPSPAAFGALFDVYEVRQQDGRVLYFGRAGTDRRTIEQELWPLFREHGYEVQLASRTGELVLVADPIDATSDGIPWKNVALFVATLASTLFVGASWYYVDPFSPEIVQAIPFTLAILGVLGVHELGHYAMSRYHDVDASLPYFIPFPSLFGTMGAVIRMRGRMPSRKALFDIGAAGPLAGLVAAVVVSAIGLSLPPVSVPTDIATSASAVRIEFDYPLLLRGIAAILGEPLGYSDPTRSINPVVMGGWIGMFVTFLNLLPVGQLDGGHILRSLVGETAGRIAPIVPTALFGLGAYLWVVRDAGNAAGIWLLWGVLASVVTLSGSVEPVDDRPLDRRRMALGVLTFVLGALCFMPLPIQIV, from the coding sequence ATGTCGGCTCAGCCGCCCGACGACGCCCCGTCACCCGCCGCCTTCGGCGCACTCTTCGACGTCTACGAGGTGCGCCAGCAGGACGGCCGCGTGCTCTACTTCGGGCGCGCCGGCACGGACCGACGCACCATCGAACAGGAGCTCTGGCCGCTGTTCCGCGAACACGGCTACGAAGTGCAGCTCGCCAGCCGGACCGGCGAACTCGTGCTCGTCGCCGACCCCATCGACGCCACTAGTGACGGCATTCCCTGGAAGAACGTCGCGCTGTTCGTCGCGACGCTCGCGTCCACGCTGTTCGTCGGCGCGAGCTGGTACTACGTCGACCCGTTCTCCCCGGAAATCGTGCAGGCAATTCCGTTCACGCTCGCCATCTTGGGCGTCCTCGGCGTCCACGAACTCGGCCACTACGCGATGAGCCGGTACCACGACGTCGACGCCAGCCTCCCGTACTTCATCCCGTTCCCGTCGCTGTTCGGGACGATGGGTGCTGTCATCCGGATGCGCGGCCGGATGCCGAGCCGCAAGGCCCTCTTCGACATCGGTGCCGCCGGCCCGCTCGCCGGGCTGGTCGCCGCCGTCGTCGTCTCGGCCATCGGCCTCTCGCTGCCGCCGGTGTCGGTGCCGACCGACATCGCCACTTCGGCCTCGGCCGTCCGCATCGAGTTCGACTACCCGCTGCTGTTGCGCGGCATTGCAGCCATCCTCGGCGAACCGCTCGGGTACAGCGACCCCACGCGGTCCATCAATCCGGTCGTGATGGGCGGCTGGATCGGGATGTTCGTCACGTTCCTGAACCTCCTGCCGGTCGGCCAACTCGACGGCGGCCACATCCTCCGGTCGCTGGTCGGCGAGACGGCGGGCCGCATCGCGCCCATCGTGCCGACCGCGCTGTTCGGGCTCGGCGCTTACCTCTGGGTCGTCAGAGACGCCGGCAACGCCGCGGGCATCTGGCTACTCTGGGGCGTCCTCGCGTCCGTCGTCACGCTTTCCGGGAGCGTCGAACCGGTCGACGACCGGCCGCTCGACCGCCGCCGGATGGCGCTGGGCGTGCTGACGTTCGTCCTCGGCGCGCTCTGCTTCATGCCGCTCCCGATTCAGATTGTCTAG
- the hisS gene encoding histidine--tRNA ligase: MYDRLKGFRDFYPEEMGPRRVAMDALEDSARSYGFREVGTPALESTEMYVDKSGEGIVEELYSFTDQGGRDVALTPELTPTVARMVVAKQQALSKPIKWYSTRPFWRYEEPQQGRFREFYQTNVDIFGSSDPRADAEVLAVAADGLTDLGLTGEDFEFRVSHRDILGGLLEAFDADVDIEEAIRTVDKREKIERAEYLDGLAAAGLSYDQAEQFDDLLAGDDLDALVEFAGTDRVEAAVSNLRNVLEAAENLGVREFCEVSLTTARGLDYYTGVVFECFDSTGEIGRSVFGGGRYDDLIESFGGQPTPAVGVAPGHAPLNLLLERAGVLPEGEFTADYYVLQVGDTEAEAAAVAQALRDRGNVVDTDISGRSFGAQMNYADNVGADTVVIVGEQDLADGNVTVKDMASGDQTTAPVDDFPGELDSPTVDDFE, translated from the coding sequence ATGTACGACCGACTCAAGGGGTTCAGGGATTTCTACCCCGAGGAGATGGGGCCGCGCCGGGTGGCGATGGACGCCCTCGAGGATTCGGCCCGGAGCTACGGCTTCCGAGAGGTGGGCACGCCTGCCCTGGAGTCCACGGAGATGTACGTGGACAAGTCCGGGGAGGGCATCGTCGAGGAGCTGTACTCGTTCACTGACCAGGGCGGCCGCGACGTGGCGCTGACGCCAGAGCTGACGCCGACCGTGGCGCGGATGGTGGTGGCGAAACAGCAGGCGCTGTCGAAGCCAATCAAGTGGTACTCGACGCGGCCGTTCTGGCGCTACGAGGAGCCCCAGCAGGGCCGGTTCCGGGAGTTCTACCAGACGAACGTCGACATCTTTGGGTCGAGTGACCCGCGGGCGGACGCGGAAGTGCTGGCCGTCGCCGCCGACGGTCTCACCGACCTCGGGCTGACGGGCGAGGACTTCGAGTTCCGGGTCTCCCACCGGGACATCCTCGGCGGCCTGCTGGAGGCATTCGACGCCGACGTGGATATCGAGGAGGCCATCCGGACCGTCGACAAGCGCGAGAAGATCGAGCGCGCCGAGTACCTCGACGGGCTCGCGGCGGCCGGCCTCTCCTACGACCAGGCCGAACAGTTCGACGACCTGCTCGCCGGCGACGACCTCGACGCACTCGTCGAGTTCGCTGGGACCGACCGCGTCGAGGCTGCCGTCTCGAACCTCCGGAACGTCCTCGAGGCCGCCGAGAACTTGGGCGTCCGGGAGTTCTGTGAGGTCTCGCTGACCACCGCTCGCGGGCTGGACTACTACACCGGCGTCGTCTTCGAGTGCTTCGACTCGACGGGCGAAATCGGGCGCTCGGTGTTCGGCGGCGGGCGCTACGACGACCTCATCGAGAGCTTCGGCGGCCAGCCGACGCCCGCGGTCGGCGTCGCGCCCGGCCACGCCCCGCTGAACCTCCTGCTGGAGCGCGCCGGCGTGCTCCCCGAGGGCGAGTTCACCGCGGACTACTACGTCCTCCAGGTCGGCGACACCGAGGCCGAGGCCGCGGCGGTCGCGCAGGCGCTCCGCGACCGCGGGAACGTCGTCGACACCGACATCTCCGGTCGGAGCTTCGGTGCGCAGATGAACTACGCCGACAACGTCGGTGCCGACACCGTCGTCATCGTCGGCGAGCAGGACCTCGCGGACGGCAACGTCACGGTCAAGGACATGGCCAGCGGCGACCAGACGACCGCGCCGGTCGACGACTTCCCGGGCGAGCTCGACAGTCCGACCGTCGACGACTTCGAGTAG
- a CDS encoding EamA family transporter encodes MQSGLAYALAAAGIWGGYLFALKRYFAGIHGAVLTLFVNVSAILWYLPVAAATGDGGIPSFPPLEPTAAGVLVATILLGGAGFLLSVHALSVGDVSYVAPIAKIVPVFVLPIEVLGLGAVLDPLSVLGVAVATTAVYLANYEGGDLAEPLRRAATSRAAQLALLSAMLYAVSDVGRRLVLGDYTFPTRLWVPTFLGGVAIAVLPLALRRWPSEGVRPHLALFAIAGSGVALGEHVTALAFAAAPASIVSTLVNGQAIVAVLLGCLLLGEPGLRRRLAAAVLAVVGVGMIAV; translated from the coding sequence ATGCAGTCAGGGCTGGCCTACGCGCTCGCCGCCGCCGGCATCTGGGGCGGCTACCTGTTCGCCCTGAAGCGGTACTTCGCCGGTATCCACGGGGCCGTCCTCACGCTGTTCGTGAACGTCTCGGCCATCCTCTGGTACCTCCCCGTCGCCGCGGCGACTGGCGACGGGGGAATTCCGTCGTTTCCGCCGCTCGAACCGACCGCTGCGGGCGTGCTGGTGGCGACGATTCTCCTCGGCGGAGCCGGGTTCCTGCTGTCGGTGCACGCGCTCTCGGTCGGCGACGTCTCCTACGTCGCTCCAATCGCGAAAATCGTGCCCGTGTTCGTGCTCCCAATCGAGGTCTTGGGTCTCGGTGCCGTCCTCGACCCGCTGTCGGTCCTCGGGGTCGCCGTCGCTACGACGGCCGTCTACCTCGCGAACTACGAGGGCGGCGACCTCGCCGAGCCGCTCCGGCGCGCCGCGACCTCGCGGGCCGCCCAGCTCGCTTTGCTGTCCGCGATGCTGTACGCCGTCAGTGACGTCGGCCGCCGGCTCGTCCTTGGCGACTACACGTTCCCGACGCGGCTCTGGGTGCCGACGTTCCTCGGCGGGGTCGCCATCGCGGTCCTCCCGCTCGCGCTGCGACGCTGGCCCAGCGAGGGCGTCCGCCCGCACCTCGCACTGTTCGCAATCGCCGGGTCCGGCGTCGCACTCGGGGAGCACGTCACGGCGCTCGCGTTCGCCGCCGCGCCCGCCAGCATCGTCTCCACGCTCGTCAACGGCCAGGCCATCGTCGCCGTCCTCCTCGGCTGCCTGCTCCTCGGCGAACCGGGTCTCCGCCGCCGCCTCGCCGCCGCTGTTCTGGCGGTGGTCGGCGTCGGGATGATAGCGGTCTAA
- the thiL gene encoding thiamine-phosphate kinase, with protein sequence MDERAALDLVGGLVSGAGDDAAVVDGTALTIDMLHETTDFPPGTTRYTAGWRAVGASLSDVAATGADATAAVAAYAAPEFEEGELSEFVAGANEVCDAVGAAYVGGDLDGHDEFTVATAAVGDADGQVGRDGARPGDAVVVTGSLGRSAAAIEYFERGDTQRANALFQFMPRVAAGRALAGHATAMMDSSDGLARSLHQLSEGSGCGFDVDSDRIPVADDLEGLVADPLDRAVTFGEDFELVATVPPERVEAARGALSVDLSVVGEVTESGILLDGDPLPDEGWTH encoded by the coding sequence ATGGACGAGCGCGCGGCCCTGGACCTCGTCGGTGGGCTCGTGTCGGGAGCCGGCGACGACGCGGCCGTCGTCGACGGCACGGCACTCACCATCGACATGCTGCACGAGACGACCGACTTCCCGCCGGGGACAACGCGGTACACGGCCGGCTGGCGGGCGGTCGGCGCGTCGCTGTCGGACGTCGCCGCGACCGGTGCCGACGCCACTGCGGCCGTCGCCGCCTACGCCGCACCCGAGTTCGAGGAGGGCGAGCTCTCGGAGTTCGTCGCGGGCGCGAACGAGGTGTGTGACGCGGTCGGCGCGGCGTACGTCGGCGGCGACCTCGACGGCCACGACGAGTTCACGGTCGCGACGGCGGCCGTCGGAGACGCCGACGGGCAGGTCGGCCGGGACGGCGCACGGCCGGGCGATGCCGTCGTCGTCACGGGCTCTCTGGGGCGGAGCGCGGCGGCCATCGAGTACTTCGAGCGAGGGGACACGCAGCGAGCGAACGCCCTCTTCCAGTTCATGCCGCGCGTGGCCGCCGGTCGCGCGCTCGCCGGGCACGCGACGGCGATGATGGACTCCAGCGACGGGCTGGCTCGGTCGCTCCACCAGCTCTCAGAGGGCAGCGGCTGCGGGTTCGACGTGGACAGCGACCGAATTCCGGTCGCCGACGACCTAGAGGGTCTGGTCGCGGACCCGCTGGACCGGGCGGTGACGTTCGGCGAGGACTTCGAGCTCGTCGCGACGGTCCCCCCGGAGCGCGTCGAGGCGGCCCGTGGTGCGCTGTCTGTGGATCTCTCGGTCGTCGGTGAGGTGACGGAGTCAGGGATTCTGCTGGACGGTGACCCGCTCCCCGACGAGGGCTGGACGCACTAG
- a CDS encoding 30S ribosomal protein S19e, giving the protein MATLYDAPADELIDELAADLEDRLDEPDWAEYAKTGAGRELPPEQEDFWATRAASLLRKVAVDGPIGVKRLSSAYGSTTDGSTRYVVAPSKTSSGSRNIVRTILQQLEDEGLVEQRNDRGRVVTGEGRSLLDQTAADVIADLDRPELERYA; this is encoded by the coding sequence ATGGCAACTCTCTACGACGCTCCCGCGGACGAGCTCATCGACGAGCTCGCGGCGGACCTCGAAGACCGACTCGACGAGCCGGACTGGGCCGAGTACGCGAAGACGGGCGCGGGCCGCGAACTCCCGCCCGAGCAGGAGGACTTCTGGGCGACGCGCGCCGCCAGCCTCCTCCGGAAGGTTGCCGTCGACGGCCCCATCGGTGTGAAGCGGCTGTCCTCCGCGTACGGCTCCACGACCGACGGTTCGACCCGCTACGTCGTCGCGCCGTCGAAGACGTCCTCCGGCTCCCGGAACATCGTCCGAACCATCCTCCAGCAGCTCGAGGACGAGGGTCTCGTCGAGCAGCGCAACGACCGCGGCCGCGTCGTCACCGGTGAGGGTCGCAGCCTCCTCGACCAGACCGCCGCCGACGTCATCGCCGACCTCGACCGTCCCGAACTCGAACGCTACGCGTAA
- a CDS encoding DUF7411 family protein, producing MELGLLYSGGKDSTLAALVLDRFYDITLVTAHFGITDEFEHAREAAAATDFEFRALELDRGVADDAVELMLDDGYPRNGIQHVHEQALEAVAGLGFDAIADGTRRDDRVPTVSRAQAQSLEDRHDVDYISPLVGFGRGAVDRLVDAELDVEVGPSEEIPRADYEAELRALLAEERDEDAIREVFPDHDQTYVHGLRD from the coding sequence ATGGAGCTGGGACTGCTCTACAGCGGCGGAAAGGACTCCACGCTCGCAGCCCTCGTACTCGACCGGTTCTACGACATCACGCTCGTCACTGCGCACTTCGGCATCACCGACGAGTTCGAGCACGCACGCGAGGCCGCGGCAGCGACGGATTTCGAGTTCCGCGCACTGGAACTCGACCGCGGGGTCGCCGACGACGCCGTCGAACTGATGCTGGACGACGGCTACCCGCGGAACGGCATCCAGCACGTCCACGAGCAGGCGCTGGAGGCGGTCGCGGGTCTGGGGTTCGACGCTATCGCTGACGGCACCCGGCGGGACGACCGCGTGCCGACGGTGTCGCGGGCGCAGGCCCAGAGTCTGGAGGACCGCCACGACGTCGACTACATCTCGCCGCTCGTCGGGTTCGGCCGCGGGGCGGTCGACCGCCTCGTGGACGCCGAACTGGACGTCGAAGTCGGGCCGAGCGAGGAGATTCCCCGGGCCGACTACGAGGCGGAGCTGCGGGCGCTGCTCGCGGAGGAACGAGACGAGGACGCCATCCGCGAGGTGTTCCCGGACCACGACCAGACGTACGTCCACGGCCTCCGGGACTGA